One segment of Paenibacillus sp. FSL R7-0337 DNA contains the following:
- a CDS encoding NAD(P)/FAD-dependent oxidoreductase yields the protein MNSYDVIVIGGGPSGLMASVAAAGHGASVLLIDKGAKLGRKLGISGGGRCNVTNIKETSELIAHIPGNGRFLYSSFDHFNNRDIIDFFEGLGIALKEEDNGRMFPVSDKAASVVSALIGKVRSLGVQIMTDSPVREVLYGEGAVRGIRLESGKAFSAKAVIIATGGKSVPQTGSTGDGYPWAAAAGHTITELFPTEVPILSREAWIKSGELQGLSLRDVTLSVWNQRGKKVISHRGDMIFTHFGLSGPIALRCSQFLRQVQQKSGTDTVEMSIDLFPDLSLQEAESMLQNKLDLEPKKAIRNSLKGLLPERLIPLLLAKGGLDGEITGHHLPKTGLGALAALVKRMPVQVHGTRSLAEAFVTGGGVALKEIDPKTMQSKLTAGLYFCGEILDIHGYTGGYNITAAFSTGYTAGKHAAAQ from the coding sequence ATGAATAGCTATGATGTAATCGTCATTGGAGGCGGCCCGTCCGGGCTGATGGCCAGCGTAGCCGCAGCCGGACACGGGGCGTCCGTACTTCTGATCGACAAAGGGGCGAAGCTGGGCCGCAAGCTGGGGATTTCGGGCGGCGGGCGCTGCAATGTTACCAATATAAAGGAGACCTCGGAGCTGATCGCCCATATTCCGGGCAACGGCCGTTTTTTATACAGCTCGTTTGATCATTTCAATAACCGGGATATTATAGATTTCTTTGAGGGGCTGGGCATCGCCTTGAAGGAGGAGGATAACGGGCGGATGTTCCCTGTATCGGACAAGGCCGCAAGCGTAGTATCCGCTCTGATAGGCAAAGTACGGAGCCTTGGCGTGCAGATCATGACGGACAGCCCGGTCCGGGAGGTTCTCTACGGGGAAGGAGCCGTCCGTGGCATCCGCCTGGAGTCAGGCAAAGCCTTCAGTGCGAAGGCTGTCATCATCGCCACCGGAGGCAAGTCCGTGCCTCAGACTGGCTCTACCGGCGACGGATACCCTTGGGCTGCCGCTGCCGGACATACGATCACGGAGTTGTTCCCGACCGAGGTCCCCATTCTCTCACGGGAGGCGTGGATCAAATCCGGGGAGCTGCAGGGCTTGTCCCTCCGCGATGTTACGCTGAGCGTCTGGAATCAGAGGGGCAAAAAGGTGATCTCTCACCGGGGGGATATGATCTTCACCCATTTCGGCCTATCCGGCCCGATCGCGCTACGCTGCAGCCAGTTCCTGCGCCAGGTTCAGCAGAAGTCGGGAACCGATACCGTGGAGATGTCCATCGACCTGTTCCCGGATCTGTCCCTCCAGGAGGCGGAGTCTATGCTCCAGAATAAGCTCGACCTGGAGCCGAAGAAGGCTATCCGCAACTCGCTGAAGGGCCTGCTGCCCGAGCGCCTGATCCCGCTGCTGCTGGCGAAGGGTGGGCTTGACGGGGAGATTACAGGCCATCATCTGCCCAAGACTGGCCTTGGGGCGCTGGCTGCCCTGGTGAAACGGATGCCCGTTCAGGTTCATGGGACACGTTCCCTGGCGGAAGCCTTCGTAACCGGCGGTGGAGTCGCGCTTAAGGAGATTGATCCCAAAACCATGCAGTCCAAGCTGACCGCAGGCCTCTATTTCTGCGGTGAGATTCTCGATATTCACGGGTATACCGGCGGCTATAATATTACCGCCGCCTTCTCCACAGGCTATACGGCCGGCAAGCATGCGGCGGCGCAGTAA
- a CDS encoding MarR family transcriptional regulator, producing the protein MIQSYERDTQLTLHLYRVFAKSFKSINEHAVTGSKIEGFNPTAFAVMEVLFYKGPQPIQQIGAKLLLQSGNVTYVIDKLEERGYLQRKPCPSDRRVIFAELTTEGERLMNEMYPKYSERLHLAFSGLSDEEKEQMIVLLKKMGLQAEKLSPLPRK; encoded by the coding sequence ATGATACAATCCTATGAACGCGATACTCAGTTGACCCTGCATTTGTACAGAGTTTTTGCCAAGTCCTTCAAGAGCATTAACGAGCATGCTGTAACCGGCAGCAAGATCGAAGGCTTCAACCCGACCGCCTTCGCAGTCATGGAGGTGCTCTTCTACAAAGGACCACAGCCAATCCAGCAGATCGGTGCCAAGCTGCTGCTTCAGAGCGGCAACGTTACTTATGTGATCGACAAGCTGGAAGAACGCGGCTATCTGCAGCGCAAGCCTTGCCCTAGCGACCGCCGTGTTATTTTTGCCGAGCTGACTACAGAGGGCGAACGCCTGATGAACGAGATGTATCCGAAGTACTCAGAGCGCCTGCATCTGGCCTTCAGTGGACTCAGCGACGAAGAGAAGGAACAGATGATTGTGTTGCTTAAGAAAATGGGCCTGCAAGCCGAGAAGCTCTCCCCGCTCCCGCGCAAATAA
- a CDS encoding MDR family MFS transporter produces MDSLSSLGEKQRKLILTGVLLATFLAAIEGTVTGPAGPAIVGDFQGMQWLSWIFTAYLLAMAVTTPIFGKLSDLIGRKPVFIGGAVVFLAGSLLCGISQSMQQLIIYRGIQGIGAGALIPMTFTIIGDIYSLKERAKTQGLLSSVWGISSLVGPLLGGYVVDYLSWRWVFVFNLPFGLLSIIFISRYLKEEKVRRKTKIDVAGVLLFAAGMGALLFGLTTGGQSLPWDSPLLLSILLAAVLLLVVFLFVERRAAEPMLPLELFSIRNIAVSTGANLLVSTLIIGLSTYVPLWVQGVFGKSAALSGLLLAPMSVGWMLGSIAGGRMILRAGTRRTGMLGLSLIVVAAVGLTLMNADSSQQLLLVLMLCCGVGFGYASTVFTIIAQSSVQHEQRGASTALNTFTRSLGQTVGVAIFGSWLNFSIDRSLAEQPGAAVSGADINQLLNPHSGSVLPKEAWSSLQGALEGGLHSLFIVMAVFAVISLVISVRLDRGVPSIQEASTPSKH; encoded by the coding sequence ATGGATTCATTGAGTTCACTGGGGGAAAAGCAGCGAAAGTTAATATTGACAGGCGTACTGCTGGCTACATTTCTGGCAGCAATTGAAGGGACCGTAACGGGTCCTGCGGGTCCGGCCATCGTAGGGGATTTCCAGGGGATGCAGTGGCTGAGCTGGATCTTTACAGCGTATCTGCTGGCGATGGCCGTGACCACGCCGATTTTTGGCAAGCTGAGTGATCTGATCGGGAGGAAGCCCGTGTTCATAGGCGGCGCTGTAGTCTTCCTGGCAGGCTCGCTGTTATGCGGAATCTCGCAGAGTATGCAGCAGCTGATTATTTACCGGGGGATACAGGGGATTGGTGCCGGTGCGCTGATTCCGATGACTTTTACCATTATCGGAGATATCTACAGCCTGAAGGAACGGGCTAAGACGCAGGGGCTGCTTAGCTCGGTGTGGGGGATTTCTTCGCTTGTAGGGCCGCTGCTAGGCGGTTATGTAGTCGATTATTTAAGCTGGCGCTGGGTATTCGTATTCAATCTGCCGTTCGGCCTGCTGTCGATTATCTTCATCTCACGGTACCTGAAGGAAGAGAAGGTGCGCCGTAAGACGAAGATCGATGTAGCCGGAGTGCTGCTGTTCGCTGCGGGGATGGGGGCGCTGCTGTTTGGCCTGACAACTGGGGGGCAGAGTTTGCCCTGGGACTCTCCGCTGCTGCTGTCCATTCTTCTGGCGGCTGTTCTGCTGCTGGTGGTGTTCCTGTTCGTGGAGCGCCGGGCCGCTGAGCCGATGCTGCCGCTGGAGCTGTTCTCCATCCGTAATATTGCGGTCTCTACAGGGGCGAACCTGCTGGTCAGCACGCTGATTATCGGCCTGTCTACCTATGTTCCGCTGTGGGTGCAGGGCGTATTCGGCAAAAGTGCCGCCCTCTCAGGCCTGCTCCTGGCGCCGATGTCGGTCGGCTGGATGCTGGGCTCCATTGCGGGCGGGCGGATGATTCTGCGTGCAGGCACGCGCCGTACGGGAATGCTCGGCCTGTCGCTGATTGTTGTCGCGGCCGTGGGGCTTACGCTAATGAATGCAGACTCCTCCCAGCAGCTGCTTCTGGTGCTGATGCTGTGCTGCGGGGTGGGCTTCGGCTATGCCTCGACCGTCTTCACCATTATCGCCCAGTCCTCGGTGCAGCATGAGCAGCGCGGTGCGTCTACGGCACTGAACACCTTCACCCGCTCACTCGGGCAGACGGTGGGGGTGGCGATCTTCGGCTCGTGGTTGAACTTCAGTATTGACCGGAGCCTGGCGGAACAGCCAGGAGCTGCCGTCTCTGGCGCAGATATTAACCAGCTGCTTAACCCGCATAGCGGAAGCGTCCTGCCTAAGGAAGCCTGGAGCAGTCTGCAAGGTGCGCTGGAGGGCGGCCTGCACTCCCTGTTCATCGTAATGGCGGTGTTCGCTGTAATCTCTCTGGTGATCTCAGTACGCCTTGATCGAGGGGTGCCTTCCATACAGGAAGCAAGCACACCTTCGAAGCATTAA
- a CDS encoding GNAT family protein codes for MYVCGGVIPELSGRRVRLRAMLPADAQALFGIWSHPAVAPWLDGPPLSSVEDAEALIVLLAEWAVEEESLRWSILDPEGSVIGSCGYNHWQLQGAYRGEIGFELSPAAMCQGYMREALELVLAFGFQSMGLNRMEALCHLDNLRAERLLTGLGFRQEGLLRQYRHTASGYQDVVMYSLLQGDTGAGERTERT; via the coding sequence ATGTATGTGTGCGGAGGGGTAATCCCGGAATTAAGCGGACGGAGGGTTCGCCTGCGGGCGATGCTGCCTGCGGACGCGCAGGCGCTGTTCGGGATTTGGAGCCATCCGGCGGTAGCGCCCTGGCTGGATGGCCCGCCTCTGTCCTCTGTGGAGGATGCAGAAGCACTGATTGTCCTGCTGGCGGAGTGGGCCGTGGAGGAAGAGAGCCTGCGCTGGAGCATCCTGGACCCGGAAGGCAGTGTCATCGGCAGCTGCGGCTATAATCACTGGCAGCTTCAAGGCGCCTACCGGGGAGAGATCGGCTTCGAGCTGTCACCGGCAGCCATGTGCCAAGGATACATGCGGGAAGCGCTGGAGCTGGTGCTAGCCTTCGGCTTCCAGAGCATGGGGCTGAACCGGATGGAAGCCCTGTGCCACCTGGACAACCTTCGCGCAGAGCGGCTGCTCACGGGACTTGGCTTCCGGCAGGAAGGGCTGCTGCGGCAATACCGGCATACGGCTTCCGGCTATCAGGATGTAGTAATGTATTCCCTGCTGCAAGGAGATACGGGTGCAGGAGAGAGAACAGAGAGAACATAG
- a CDS encoding alpha/beta fold hydrolase: MSRNFELPAGEDAVLRCSHFPAQGEARSLIVIAHGYKGFKDWGMFPYTAKALSDEHEVITFNFSHAGIGEDLQNFTELDKFARNTYQREIKDMEILLSYLSQHHRFGSLPLFLLGHSRGGGDSLLYALDHPAEITGVISWNGITNLDLFTEQQKSEMREKGRTHVLNGRTGQQMPLDAIIIEDLEQQAERYQIVERMKQASCPVVLIQGSEDGEHLRRGSEQLIRLRPDIEWVQIPGGNHTFGTVHPFAGTTPQLEQAISATRDFINRVLAK, from the coding sequence ATGTCCCGTAATTTTGAATTACCCGCAGGAGAGGATGCGGTGCTTCGCTGTTCCCATTTCCCCGCCCAGGGAGAGGCCCGCAGTCTGATAGTCATCGCTCACGGCTACAAAGGCTTCAAGGATTGGGGGATGTTCCCGTATACGGCAAAGGCGCTCAGCGACGAGCATGAAGTAATCACCTTCAACTTCTCCCATGCCGGCATCGGCGAGGATCTGCAGAATTTCACCGAACTGGACAAGTTCGCCCGCAACACCTACCAGCGTGAGATCAAGGATATGGAGATCCTGCTCTCTTATCTGAGCCAGCACCACAGGTTCGGCAGCCTCCCGCTCTTCCTGCTAGGCCATAGCCGCGGCGGGGGCGACTCGCTCCTCTACGCACTGGATCATCCCGCAGAAATCACCGGGGTCATCTCCTGGAACGGGATCACTAACCTGGATCTGTTCACAGAGCAGCAGAAGAGTGAAATGCGGGAAAAGGGCAGGACCCATGTGCTAAACGGACGGACCGGCCAGCAAATGCCGCTGGATGCCATCATTATAGAGGATCTGGAGCAGCAAGCGGAGCGTTACCAGATTGTAGAGCGGATGAAACAGGCCAGCTGCCCCGTTGTCCTGATTCAAGGCAGTGAGGACGGAGAGCATCTGCGGCGCGGCTCCGAGCAATTGATCCGGCTGCGGCCGGATATCGAATGGGTGCAGATTCCCGGCGGCAATCATACCTTTGGCACCGTTCATCCTTTTGCCGGTACTACCCCCCAGTTAGAACAGGCGATATCCGCTACCAGGGATTTCATCAACCGGGTGCTCGCGAAGTAG
- the acpS gene encoding holo-ACP synthase — MIYGIGHDVLEIGRVAGIAESSLGSRFSRRILTRQELVLGAGKGAKTAEFIAGRFSAKEAVVKALGCGIGQMVGFQDIEILPDALGKPVATLSAEAWSRLGLPEQEHVIHLTITHSRGLASAFAVVERTAGYSL, encoded by the coding sequence GTGATTTACGGAATCGGGCATGATGTGCTGGAAATCGGCAGGGTTGCCGGGATTGCAGAGAGCAGCCTGGGTAGCCGCTTCTCCCGGAGAATTCTGACCCGGCAGGAGCTGGTGCTGGGCGCAGGCAAAGGCGCGAAGACAGCGGAATTCATCGCCGGAAGATTCTCGGCCAAGGAAGCGGTTGTGAAAGCGCTGGGCTGCGGAATCGGCCAGATGGTGGGTTTTCAGGATATTGAGATTTTGCCGGATGCGCTAGGCAAGCCAGTAGCCACACTGTCGGCGGAGGCCTGGTCCCGGCTGGGGCTGCCGGAGCAGGAGCATGTCATTCATCTCACCATTACACATAGCCGCGGACTGGCCTCGGCCTTCGCGGTGGTGGAGCGGACAGCCGGCTACAGCCTGTGA
- a CDS encoding BrxA/BrxB family bacilliredoxin: MSMSFNQYMRDSIQPMRDDLTSIGFQELLTPEDVEAALPAAKGTSLVVVNSVCGCAAGQCRPGVAQALQNEILPDHLFTVFAGQEKDATAKAREYFAPYPPSSPSIALMKDGELVHFIERHGVEDRSAAEIAAELKEVFDRVCQ, translated from the coding sequence ATGTCCATGTCTTTTAATCAATATATGAGAGATTCTATTCAACCTATGCGCGACGATCTGACAAGTATCGGATTTCAAGAGCTATTGACCCCGGAGGATGTGGAAGCAGCCCTTCCGGCAGCCAAGGGAACTTCGCTGGTTGTTGTTAACTCCGTATGCGGCTGTGCCGCCGGACAGTGCCGTCCAGGGGTAGCCCAGGCGCTGCAGAACGAGATTCTGCCGGATCACCTGTTCACCGTATTTGCCGGTCAGGAGAAGGATGCTACAGCCAAGGCGCGTGAATATTTCGCTCCGTATCCGCCATCGTCCCCGTCCATCGCCCTGATGAAAGACGGCGAGCTGGTTCACTTCATCGAACGTCACGGTGTGGAAGACCGTTCGGCCGCCGAGATTGCTGCGGAGCTGAAGGAAGTTTTTGACCGCGTGTGCCAGTAA
- a CDS encoding ABC transporter ATP-binding protein has protein sequence MEETEGSEEQKAPKQTEERINKYYDDDDDYDDEDTVLDVVIEEAGYEAGDIRISGISFQVRKGELLGLIGPNGAGKSTTIKTLLGLLKHAKARVKLGGENQSYAYVPEQPVFYEDLTLWEHLDLAAAAYGLSYEAFESTAEQLLVQFSMTHVRDDLPAGFSKGMKQKMMLMLGFLVQPDVYIVDEPFIGLDPRATKDFLRLLEAERERGAGVLMSTHVLDTAEKICDSFILISGGKIAAEGTLAAIRGEAGLPEGSLFDCFDELT, from the coding sequence ATGGAAGAGACAGAAGGCTCAGAGGAACAGAAGGCTCCGAAGCAGACGGAGGAGCGGATCAACAAGTATTACGACGACGATGATGACTACGATGATGAGGATACTGTGCTTGATGTGGTGATTGAGGAAGCGGGCTATGAGGCAGGAGATATCCGCATCTCAGGAATCTCTTTCCAGGTAAGAAAGGGCGAACTGCTGGGACTGATCGGACCGAACGGGGCCGGCAAAAGCACTACGATCAAGACGCTGCTCGGTCTGCTGAAGCATGCCAAGGCCCGGGTGAAGCTGGGCGGCGAGAACCAGTCCTACGCCTACGTGCCGGAGCAGCCGGTATTCTACGAGGACCTTACGCTGTGGGAGCATCTGGATCTGGCCGCTGCCGCCTACGGCTTAAGCTATGAAGCCTTCGAGTCCACGGCGGAACAACTGCTGGTACAGTTCAGCATGACCCATGTGCGCGATGATCTGCCTGCGGGCTTCTCCAAGGGGATGAAGCAGAAAATGATGCTCATGCTTGGCTTCCTGGTACAGCCGGATGTCTATATAGTGGATGAGCCATTCATCGGGCTTGATCCCAGGGCCACCAAGGATTTCCTGCGCCTGCTGGAGGCGGAACGGGAGCGCGGTGCCGGGGTGCTGATGTCCACACATGTTCTGGATACAGCGGAGAAAATCTGCGACAGCTTCATTCTGATCTCCGGAGGCAAAATTGCCGCCGAGGGGACACTTGCGGCGATACGCGGGGAAGCGGGGCTGCCGGAGGGATCGCTGTTTGATTGCTTCGACGAATTAACATGA
- the nadE gene encoding ammonia-dependent NAD(+) synthetase, with protein sequence MSLQEEIIATLGVKPVIDTDTEIRGRVDFLKAYALQAGARGLLIAISGGVDSAVAAGLCKLATDELTAEEGKEYMTLGVFQPYGEQEDIEHSYAVARAFELTHTVETNIEEAVNEIALEVEHSLKALGQHKHITHQGKGNVKARTRMVMQYALAFENNLLVVGTDHASEAITGFYTKWGDGAVDITPLSSLNKRQVRQLAAALGVPADIVTKAPTAGLWPGQTDETELGITYEENSDYLEGKTVSPEAAEKLERFFRRTAHKRDSIPGI encoded by the coding sequence GTGAGTCTGCAGGAAGAGATTATTGCTACGCTGGGAGTTAAGCCGGTAATTGATACAGATACAGAGATACGGGGACGTGTAGATTTCCTGAAAGCGTATGCGCTCCAGGCGGGGGCCAGAGGTCTGCTGATTGCGATTAGCGGGGGTGTGGACAGTGCGGTGGCTGCGGGTCTGTGCAAGCTGGCTACGGATGAGCTGACGGCAGAGGAAGGCAAGGAGTATATGACACTCGGGGTGTTCCAGCCTTACGGGGAGCAGGAGGATATTGAGCACAGCTATGCGGTGGCCCGGGCTTTTGAGCTGACCCATACGGTGGAGACCAATATTGAAGAAGCGGTGAACGAAATCGCTCTGGAGGTCGAGCATAGCCTGAAGGCCCTGGGACAGCATAAGCATATTACCCATCAGGGCAAGGGGAATGTAAAAGCGAGAACGCGGATGGTGATGCAGTATGCGCTTGCTTTTGAGAACAATCTGCTGGTGGTGGGTACCGATCATGCCTCAGAGGCCATTACCGGATTCTATACGAAGTGGGGCGATGGCGCCGTCGATATTACACCGCTGTCTTCTCTGAACAAACGGCAGGTACGGCAGCTGGCTGCGGCGCTTGGCGTGCCGGCGGATATCGTAACCAAAGCGCCGACGGCTGGACTCTGGCCGGGTCAGACGGATGAGACTGAGCTTGGAATCACCTACGAGGAGAACAGCGATTATCTGGAGGGGAAGACCGTCAGCCCTGAAGCGGCTGAGAAGCTGGAGCGCTTCTTCCGGAGAACGGCGCATAAGCGTGACAGTATTCCGGGGATCTAA
- a CDS encoding ATP-binding protein has protein sequence MQISAACMFLFLFQWRLDRGDPLRRNIRFPDDHTFLMICCALGITLCMALSDTMFGVVYLNLAILPAYLGILYGNLPSSVYLALYFLFCTALFSMPSGIEHFFLNTGVLMYPLLFGMSGLFKKSAIPGKIGILWGALFPSMLFIVIVPNMQGRSVLNILSAEAALAGLYALTALILGALFIIYIDKAWDKLQVRIQMQGISEKFLWESEKLQQITNVVPLNIMEFDDNGYVTEVNEYMLSLMQRHCPLLTREIILSSPASELFGKSMDQAALTRLHEVLRSRQRSNTKIRVDSMTYHIFTAPLQHESGQPGGIVMIIQDLTEEEKIRSELGNVERLSLVGQMAAGITHEIRNPMAVVRGFLQLMREKSPEDLHSYYHIVMEELDRANSIINDFLSLAQTRVSDKEPAGLQPILEELTPLIWADANLRGQSVELKISPAMPLLQLNVREIKQLILNLARNGMEAMEAKGVLTLAACEHEDTVLLIITDTGGGMPESQLQQLFTPFFTTKSQGTGLGLSLCLSIAERHNGTIRVESEVGCGTSVIVTFPVDSREGVVQSPVYI, from the coding sequence TTGCAAATATCGGCTGCCTGCATGTTCCTGTTTCTTTTTCAGTGGAGGCTGGACCGGGGCGATCCCCTACGCCGGAACATCAGGTTCCCCGATGACCATACCTTTCTGATGATCTGCTGCGCACTGGGCATTACGTTGTGCATGGCGCTATCCGATACGATGTTCGGAGTGGTCTATTTGAATCTGGCGATTCTCCCGGCCTATCTCGGGATCTTATATGGTAACCTGCCCTCCAGTGTATACCTGGCACTGTATTTCTTATTCTGTACTGCATTATTTTCGATGCCGTCAGGGATAGAGCATTTTTTCTTGAATACAGGGGTGCTGATGTATCCGCTGCTCTTCGGTATGTCCGGGCTGTTCAAGAAATCCGCGATTCCCGGCAAAATCGGCATTCTGTGGGGCGCGCTTTTCCCGAGCATGCTGTTCATTGTCATTGTACCGAATATGCAGGGCCGGAGCGTCCTGAATATCCTTTCTGCTGAAGCCGCCCTGGCCGGGCTATATGCCTTGACGGCCTTAATTCTGGGCGCCTTGTTTATCATTTATATTGATAAGGCCTGGGACAAGCTGCAAGTCAGGATACAAATGCAGGGGATCTCGGAGAAATTCCTGTGGGAATCGGAGAAGCTGCAGCAGATCACGAATGTGGTTCCGCTGAATATTATGGAGTTCGATGACAACGGGTATGTGACGGAGGTGAATGAATACATGCTGAGCCTGATGCAGCGTCATTGCCCTCTGTTGACCAGAGAGATTATTTTGTCCAGTCCGGCCAGTGAGCTCTTCGGCAAAAGCATGGATCAGGCCGCCCTCACCCGGTTACATGAGGTTCTGCGCAGCAGACAGCGTTCCAATACCAAGATCAGGGTTGATTCGATGACCTATCATATTTTTACCGCGCCGCTCCAGCATGAATCGGGGCAGCCGGGCGGAATTGTCATGATTATTCAGGATTTGACAGAAGAGGAGAAAATCCGCAGTGAGCTTGGCAATGTCGAGCGCCTGTCGCTGGTCGGGCAGATGGCTGCCGGAATTACGCATGAGATCCGCAACCCGATGGCGGTAGTACGCGGCTTCCTGCAGCTGATGCGGGAAAAGAGCCCGGAGGATCTCCACTCCTATTATCATATTGTCATGGAGGAGCTGGACCGGGCCAACAGCATCATCAATGACTTTCTGTCGCTGGCCCAGACCCGTGTATCGGACAAGGAGCCGGCCGGGCTCCAGCCTATTCTGGAGGAGCTTACGCCGCTGATCTGGGCGGATGCCAATCTCCGCGGCCAAAGTGTTGAACTGAAGATCAGCCCGGCCATGCCGCTGCTGCAGCTCAATGTCCGGGAGATCAAGCAGCTGATTCTGAATCTGGCCCGCAATGGCATGGAGGCGATGGAGGCCAAGGGCGTACTGACACTGGCTGCCTGTGAGCATGAGGATACCGTGCTACTGATTATAACGGATACCGGAGGCGGTATGCCCGAGAGCCAGCTACAACAATTGTTCACCCCGTTCTTCACCACCAAGAGCCAGGGGACAGGTCTTGGGCTGTCGCTCTGTCTTAGTATTGCAGAGCGGCATAACGGGACGATCCGGGTAGAATCGGAGGTAGGGTGCGGGACCTCGGTCATCGTTACTTTTCCGGTGGATTCCAGAGAGGGAGTGGTCCAAAGCCCTGTATATATCTAG
- a CDS encoding ABC transporter permease: protein MLRRINMSRNSFAFPAARNLLRRRLFSHFREQTAIIRTAVDWTVLLYILIPGGLLGGRFYYGYWNGNLPGWFSHVPFVIVPSLLAILLATGGIVLLLQEGDLLFLRQRQNWISTILKGGMVYSLAVTALKMAAVYVILLPFLIRGYGLSAASTYGLLALTITCSWAVKLLGHIVKVQRQGFRRRLWLILAVAVPCGIYLRLALFWKDSPTLLFLAAAAYAAVTVLAFRARLRLRGTFINDVREDYKQRMRIAAILLRRVLDKPRPTRYKPWIFRKSQPLLASKLPESRFAAAGMKAMLRNPAHLKLYLQFTGVSLVAIFIVPVVLKWLLYIVLTSMMAYWLTSFWNLFSGDDYIGILPFTKVQKADAGSKAMPILLTPFAVLCSAMLCIPAYGWWGLLIFISVGAAAGIWIGRIFSVIRFAR, encoded by the coding sequence TTGCTTCGACGAATTAACATGAGCCGGAATTCATTTGCGTTCCCGGCTGCAAGGAATCTCTTAAGACGAAGACTGTTCTCCCATTTCCGGGAGCAGACTGCTATTATCCGTACGGCTGTAGACTGGACAGTCCTGCTGTATATTCTCATCCCGGGGGGCTTGCTCGGCGGCCGCTTCTACTATGGCTACTGGAATGGCAATCTTCCGGGTTGGTTCAGCCATGTACCCTTTGTGATCGTGCCTTCGCTGCTGGCCATTCTGCTGGCTACCGGAGGTATCGTGCTGTTGCTCCAGGAAGGCGATCTGCTGTTCCTGCGGCAGCGGCAGAACTGGATCAGCACGATTCTCAAAGGCGGCATGGTCTATAGCCTAGCGGTAACTGCGCTGAAGATGGCGGCGGTGTACGTCATTCTGCTGCCGTTTCTGATCCGCGGCTATGGTCTGAGCGCGGCAAGCACCTATGGCCTGCTGGCGCTGACCATAACCTGCAGCTGGGCCGTTAAGCTGCTGGGTCATATCGTCAAGGTGCAGCGTCAGGGCTTCCGCCGCCGGCTGTGGCTGATCCTGGCGGTGGCCGTGCCCTGCGGGATCTACCTGCGTCTTGCGCTCTTCTGGAAGGATAGCCCAACCCTTCTGTTCCTTGCGGCTGCCGCCTATGCGGCAGTGACCGTCCTGGCCTTCAGAGCACGCCTGCGCCTGCGAGGCACGTTCATCAATGATGTGCGCGAAGACTACAAGCAGCGGATGAGAATTGCAGCGATTCTGCTGCGCCGTGTGCTGGATAAGCCGCGGCCGACACGTTACAAGCCCTGGATCTTCCGCAAGTCGCAGCCGCTGCTGGCCTCGAAGTTGCCCGAGAGCCGCTTCGCCGCCGCAGGGATGAAGGCGATGCTGCGCAATCCGGCCCATCTCAAGCTGTACTTGCAGTTCACTGGAGTGTCGCTGGTGGCCATCTTTATTGTGCCAGTAGTACTGAAATGGCTGCTATATATTGTCTTGACGAGTATGATGGCCTACTGGCTGACTTCCTTCTGGAATCTGTTCTCCGGGGATGATTATATCGGCATTCTGCCGTTCACCAAGGTGCAGAAGGCGGACGCCGGTTCCAAGGCGATGCCCATTCTGCTGACGCCCTTCGCTGTCCTGTGCTCCGCTATGCTCTGTATTCCTGCCTATGGCTGGTGGGGCTTGCTGATCTTTATCTCTGTCGGGGCTGCCGCCGGAATCTGGATCGGCCGTATCTTCAGTGTCATCAGATTTGCAAGATAA